A window of the Streptomyces luomodiensis genome harbors these coding sequences:
- a CDS encoding CAP domain-containing protein: MGRHRRSAPGTAAQTAAAGRHRGPHRGPLAPVRTGLLGVSAAVAVGAVAMASGLVPGGDYKLGGGNDSAGQVQAGGPPAGLETQGSQSAVPTGRSTAPAGRADDRSPIPSTTPSKTPRPSGTPSATPSGQPGSSGSSGTGRSGGDDEGGSKDGGGTPSRTPTTEPTASAPPAESAGAETAAEAEVLALVNEERERTGCAPVTADPKLAQLAEDFSEDMSLRQFFDHIDPDGDSPWERAESAGILDLGGENIARGQSDAQAVMDSWMNSSGHRANILNCSFKRMGVGAHFGTGGPWWTQDFGY, translated from the coding sequence ATGGGCCGCCATCGACGATCTGCCCCCGGTACCGCGGCGCAGACGGCCGCCGCAGGCCGCCACCGGGGACCGCACCGGGGCCCGCTCGCTCCGGTCCGGACCGGACTGTTGGGCGTGTCCGCCGCTGTCGCGGTCGGCGCGGTGGCGATGGCCTCCGGGCTGGTTCCCGGAGGCGACTACAAGCTGGGCGGGGGCAATGACTCCGCCGGACAGGTGCAGGCGGGCGGCCCCCCGGCGGGGCTGGAGACGCAGGGCTCGCAGTCCGCGGTCCCCACCGGACGCAGCACGGCACCGGCCGGCCGTGCCGACGACCGCTCCCCCATACCCTCCACGACTCCCTCCAAGACGCCCAGACCCTCCGGGACGCCGTCCGCCACGCCCTCGGGGCAGCCGGGGTCCTCCGGCTCCTCCGGGACCGGCCGATCCGGCGGCGACGACGAGGGCGGCTCGAAGGACGGGGGCGGGACCCCGTCCCGTACGCCCACGACGGAGCCGACCGCGTCCGCGCCCCCGGCGGAGTCGGCCGGCGCGGAGACCGCCGCGGAGGCGGAGGTCCTCGCACTCGTCAACGAGGAGCGCGAGCGGACCGGCTGCGCCCCCGTGACGGCCGATCCCAAACTCGCCCAGCTGGCCGAGGACTTCAGCGAGGACATGTCCCTGCGGCAGTTCTTCGACCACATCGACCCCGACGGCGACAGCCCCTGGGAACGCGCCGAGAGCGCGGGCATCCTGGACCTGGGCGGGGAGAACATCGCCCGCGGCCAGTCGGACGCACAGGCCGTGATGGACTCCTGGATGAACAGTTCCGGCCACCGCGCCAACATCCTCAACTGCTCGTTCAAGCGGATGGGCGTCGGCGCGCACTTCGGCACCGGCGGCCCCTGGTGGACCCAGGACTTCGGCTACTGA
- a CDS encoding acylphosphatase, with amino-acid sequence MNERVRLTVWVRGRVQGVGFRWYTRANALRIGGLVGFASNLADGRVQVVAEGPRAECEQLLEWLRDGDTPGRVEGITEIWDTPRGGYDTFEIR; translated from the coding sequence ATGAACGAGAGAGTCCGCCTCACCGTGTGGGTCCGTGGCCGCGTCCAGGGCGTCGGCTTCCGCTGGTACACCCGGGCCAACGCACTGCGCATCGGGGGCCTCGTCGGCTTTGCCTCCAACCTCGCCGACGGGCGGGTGCAGGTGGTCGCGGAGGGCCCGCGCGCGGAATGCGAACAGCTGCTCGAATGGCTTCGGGACGGCGACACGCCGGGGCGCGTCGAGGGAATCACCGAGATCTGGGACACACCGCGCGGTGGCTACGACACCTTCGAGATCCGTTGA
- a CDS encoding AAA family ATPase — protein sequence MHLKSLTLRGFKSFASATTLRFEPGITCVVGPNGSGKSNVVDALSWVMGEQGAKSLRGGKMEDVIFAGTTGRPPLGRAEVSLTIDNADGALPIDYAEVTITRIMFRNGGSEYQINGDTCRLLDIQELLSDSGIGREMHVIVGQGQLDGVLHADPTGRRAFIEEAAGVLKHRKRKEKALRKLDAMQANLARVQDLTDELRRQLKPLGRQAAVARRAAVIQADLRDARLRLLADDLVTLREALRAEIADEAELKRRKEAAEAELRAAQQREAALEEHVRRLAPRLRDAQQTWYELSQLAERVRGTISLADARVKSATSAPGEERRGRDPEDMEREAARIREQEAELEAALEAASRALEDTVAHRAELERGLAEEERRLKDVARAIADRREGLARLQGQVNAARGRAGSARAEIERLVASRDEAQTRAVAAQEEYEQLKTEVDGLDADDVELAERHEAAKRELAEAEATLSAAREAATAAERERAATSARHDALALGLRRKDGTGALLAAADRLGGLLGPAAELLTVTPGFEVPVAAALGAAADAIAVTGPRAAAEAIRLLRADDAGRAALLLAPAAVSDGPAAAPAAAAPGPGGSSGPSPGPDGGPAPGDGHDVVPGTRAPKGPADAFPGAGDATAAARPGASAATLEPGVPGTSRPAADPAGEPPGAGEGGPVVPGTRVEGAGPVSPAGAPGAGVGVVADADEGRGTGEPSVAVPRPAGEKSPTGSGGTGGTVRAVDLVGGPAGLVAAVRRLLDGMVVVRTLEEAEALVVLRPELTAVTAEGDLLGAHFAQGGSAGAPTLLEVQASVDEAAAELERLAVRCAELAAAQRAAQERRAECRELVEELASRRSAADREKSRVAQSLGRLAGQARGAAGEAERTAAAVARAEEALERATEEAEELAERLAVAEEEPGQEEPDTSVRDRLAADGANARQTEMEARLQVRTHEERVKGLAGRADALDRGARAEREARARAEQRRARLRHEARVASAVAAGARQLLAHVEVSLERAGQERDAAERAKAERERELDAARAQGRDLKSELDKLTDSVHRGEVLGAEKRLRIEQLEAKALEELGVEPAGLIAEYGPDQLVPPSPPAEGEVLPEDPEHPRNQPVRYVRAQQEKRLKAAERAYQQLGKVNPLALEEFAALEERHQFLSEQLEDLKKTRADLLQVVKEVDERVEQVFTEAYRDTAREFEGVFSRLFPGGEGRLVLTDPEHMLTTGVDVEARPPGKKVKRLSLLSGGERSLTAVALLVSIFKARPSPFYVMDEVEAALDDTNLQRLIRIMQELQEASQLIVITHQKRTMEVADALYGVSMQGDGVSKVISQRLR from the coding sequence GTGCATCTCAAGAGCCTGACCCTGCGAGGGTTCAAATCCTTCGCCTCCGCCACGACGCTCCGGTTCGAGCCGGGTATCACCTGCGTCGTCGGCCCCAATGGCTCGGGCAAGTCCAATGTCGTGGACGCTCTTTCCTGGGTCATGGGCGAACAGGGTGCCAAGTCCCTGCGCGGCGGGAAGATGGAGGACGTCATCTTCGCCGGGACCACCGGCCGTCCCCCGCTCGGCCGCGCCGAGGTCTCGCTCACCATCGACAACGCCGATGGCGCGCTGCCCATCGACTACGCCGAGGTCACCATCACGCGGATCATGTTCCGCAACGGCGGCAGCGAGTACCAGATCAACGGGGACACCTGCCGGCTGCTGGACATCCAGGAGCTGCTCTCCGACTCCGGTATCGGCCGTGAGATGCACGTCATCGTCGGGCAGGGCCAGCTCGACGGGGTGCTGCACGCCGACCCGACCGGCCGCCGCGCCTTCATCGAGGAGGCCGCGGGCGTCCTCAAGCACCGCAAGCGCAAGGAGAAGGCGCTGCGGAAACTGGACGCGATGCAGGCCAACCTCGCACGCGTCCAGGACCTCACCGACGAGCTGCGCCGCCAGCTCAAGCCGCTCGGCCGGCAGGCCGCGGTGGCCCGGCGGGCCGCCGTCATCCAGGCCGATCTGCGCGACGCCCGGCTGCGGCTGCTCGCCGACGACCTGGTGACCCTGCGCGAGGCGCTGCGGGCCGAGATCGCCGACGAGGCCGAGCTCAAGCGGCGCAAGGAGGCCGCGGAGGCCGAGCTGCGCGCCGCACAGCAGCGCGAGGCGGCGCTGGAGGAGCACGTGCGGCGGCTCGCGCCCCGGCTCCGGGACGCCCAGCAGACCTGGTACGAGCTCTCGCAGCTCGCCGAGCGGGTGCGCGGCACGATCAGCCTGGCGGACGCCCGGGTCAAGAGCGCCACCTCCGCCCCGGGGGAGGAGCGGCGCGGCCGCGACCCGGAGGACATGGAGCGCGAGGCGGCCCGCATCCGGGAGCAGGAGGCCGAGCTGGAGGCCGCCCTGGAGGCGGCGAGCCGGGCCCTGGAGGACACCGTGGCGCACCGGGCCGAGCTCGAGCGCGGCCTGGCCGAGGAGGAGCGCCGCCTCAAGGACGTGGCCCGCGCCATCGCCGACCGCCGCGAAGGGCTCGCCCGGCTCCAGGGCCAGGTGAACGCGGCCCGTGGCCGGGCCGGTTCGGCGCGCGCCGAGATCGAACGGCTGGTCGCCTCCCGCGACGAGGCACAGACCCGGGCGGTCGCGGCGCAGGAGGAGTACGAGCAGCTCAAGACGGAGGTCGACGGACTCGACGCGGATGACGTGGAACTGGCGGAGCGCCATGAGGCCGCGAAGCGCGAGCTGGCCGAGGCGGAGGCCACGCTGAGCGCGGCCCGCGAGGCCGCCACGGCCGCCGAGCGCGAACGCGCCGCGACCTCCGCCCGCCATGACGCCCTCGCCCTCGGGCTGCGCCGTAAGGACGGCACGGGCGCCCTGCTGGCGGCCGCCGACCGCCTCGGCGGACTCCTGGGCCCCGCCGCCGAACTCCTCACCGTCACCCCGGGCTTCGAGGTCCCCGTCGCCGCGGCCCTGGGCGCCGCCGCCGACGCGATCGCCGTCACCGGCCCTCGTGCGGCGGCCGAGGCGATCCGCCTCCTGCGCGCCGACGACGCCGGCCGCGCCGCCCTCCTCCTGGCCCCGGCCGCCGTCTCCGACGGCCCGGCCGCCGCCCCTGCCGCCGCCGCGCCGGGGCCGGGCGGCTCCAGTGGGCCGTCTCCCGGGCCCGACGGCGGGCCCGCTCCGGGTGACGGCCACGACGTCGTGCCCGGGACGCGTGCCCCAAAGGGTCCGGCGGACGCCTTCCCGGGCGCGGGGGACGCCACGGCCGCGGCGCGGCCGGGTGCCTCGGCCGCCACTTTGGAGCCGGGCGTTCCGGGCACGTCGCGGCCCGCCGCCGATCCGGCGGGGGAGCCGCCCGGCGCGGGTGAGGGCGGCCCCGTCGTACCGGGGACGCGCGTCGAGGGTGCCGGTCCGGTGTCCCCGGCCGGGGCGCCGGGCGCCGGCGTGGGCGTCGTCGCCGACGCCGACGAGGGGCGGGGGACGGGGGAGCCCTCCGTGGCGGTGCCGCGTCCCGCCGGAGAGAAGAGTCCGACCGGGTCCGGCGGCACCGGGGGGACGGTGCGGGCGGTGGATCTGGTGGGCGGGCCCGCTGGGTTGGTGGCGGCCGTAAGGCGGCTGCTCGACGGCATGGTGGTGGTCAGGACCCTGGAGGAGGCCGAGGCACTCGTCGTGCTGCGGCCGGAGTTGACGGCCGTGACCGCCGAGGGCGATCTGCTCGGGGCGCACTTCGCGCAGGGCGGGTCCGCCGGGGCGCCCACGCTGCTGGAGGTGCAGGCGTCCGTCGACGAGGCGGCGGCGGAGCTCGAGCGGCTCGCCGTACGGTGTGCGGAGCTGGCCGCGGCGCAGCGCGCGGCGCAGGAGCGGCGGGCCGAGTGCCGGGAGCTGGTCGAGGAGCTCGCGAGCCGGCGGAGCGCGGCGGACCGGGAGAAGTCGCGGGTCGCGCAGTCGCTGGGGCGGCTGGCGGGACAGGCGCGCGGGGCCGCCGGGGAGGCCGAGCGGACGGCCGCGGCCGTCGCCAGGGCCGAGGAGGCGCTGGAGCGGGCGACGGAGGAGGCGGAGGAGCTGGCCGAGCGGCTCGCCGTGGCGGAGGAGGAACCGGGCCAGGAGGAGCCGGACACCTCCGTACGGGACCGGCTGGCGGCCGACGGCGCCAACGCACGGCAGACCGAGATGGAGGCGCGGCTCCAGGTCCGTACGCATGAGGAGCGCGTCAAGGGGCTCGCGGGGCGGGCCGACGCGCTCGACCGGGGCGCGCGCGCCGAGCGTGAGGCACGGGCACGCGCCGAGCAGCGGCGCGCCCGGCTGCGCCACGAGGCGCGGGTGGCCTCCGCCGTGGCCGCCGGTGCCCGTCAGCTGCTGGCGCATGTCGAGGTGTCGCTGGAACGGGCCGGGCAGGAGCGGGACGCCGCGGAGCGCGCCAAGGCCGAGCGCGAACGGGAGCTGGACGCGGCCCGCGCCCAGGGCCGTGACCTCAAGAGCGAGCTGGACAAGCTGACCGACTCGGTGCACCGGGGTGAGGTGCTGGGCGCGGAGAAGCGGCTGCGGATCGAGCAGCTGGAGGCCAAGGCGCTGGAGGAGCTGGGCGTCGAACCGGCCGGGCTGATCGCCGAGTACGGCCCCGACCAGCTCGTCCCGCCGTCCCCGCCCGCCGAGGGTGAGGTGCTGCCCGAGGATCCCGAGCATCCGCGCAACCAGCCGGTGCGGTATGTGCGGGCGCAGCAGGAGAAGCGGCTGAAGGCCGCGGAGCGCGCGTACCAGCAGCTCGGCAAGGTCAATCCGCTGGCGCTGGAGGAGTTCGCGGCGCTGGAGGAGCGGCATCAGTTCCTGAGCGAGCAGCTGGAGGACCTCAAGAAGACCCGGGCCGATCTCCTTCAGGTGGTCAAGGAGGTCGACGAGCGGGTCGAGCAGGTCTTCACGGAGGCGTACCGGGACACCGCTCGCGAGTTCGAAGGGGTCTTCTCGCGGCTGTTCCCGGGCGGTGAGGGGCGGCTGGTGCTGACCGACCCCGAGCACATGCTGACCACGGGCGTGGATGTGGAGGCCCGGCCGCCGGGCAAGAAGGTCAAGCGGCTGTCGCTGCTGTCCGGCGGTGAGCGCTCGCTGACCGCCGTGGCCCTGCTGGTGTCCATCTTCAAGGCGCGGCCGAGCCCGTTCTATGTGATGGACGAGGTCGAGGCGGCGCTCGACGACACCAATCTGCAGCGACTGATCCGGATCATGCAGGAGCTGCAGGAGGCGTCCCAGCTGATCGTGATCACCCATCAGAAGCGGACGATGGAGGTCGCCGACG